One Formosa agariphila KMM 3901 genomic window, TCTGGCAAATGGTTAAGATTTTCGATTTGGCTCAAGTGGGCTTACCAGAAAATAATCAAATTGCTACAGAAAAGGACAATACCATGAACGCCTATTTAATGATAGCGTTCTTGATTTTCATTTATGCTATTACCATCCTTTGTGTAGTTAAATGGGGAGATTTACCTTTATTATCTAATTCTGCTTCAGAACATGGACCTGGAATTGATAATTTAATGATTATCTCTTTAGTTCTAATTTTTATTGTGCAAACAATCACTCAATTTTTACTTCACTATTTTGCTTTTAAATACAAAGGTGAAAAAGGACGTAAAGCATTATTCTTTGCAGATAACAACACATTAGAAGCTATTTGGACTATTATTCCTGTAATTACATTAGCAGGTTTAATTATCTACGGTTTATTTACTTGGACTAGCATTATGAATGTTAGTGAAGATGATGATCCAATTATAGTAGAATTATACGCACAACAGTTTAACTGGAAAGCGAGATACGGCGGAAACGACAATACCTTAGGGAAAGCTAACGTGAGATTAATTGATATCGATAAAGCGAACATCTTAGGTTTAGATGAATCTGATCCTAATGCTCAAGACGATATTATTACTTCAGAATTATATTTACCTGTTGGGAAACCAGTATTATTTAAAATGCGTTCTCAAGATGTATTACACTCTGCTTATATGCCTCACTTTAGAGCGCAAATGAACTGTGTTCCTGGAATGATTACTCAGTTTGGATTTACACCATCTGTTACTACAGCAGAAATGCGTCAGAATCCAGATATCGTTGAAAAAGTTAAAAACATCAATGAAATTAGAGTTGAAAACAGTAAGGAATTAGTTGCTAAAGGTGAAGATGCTTTAGACCCATATGAATTTGATTATTTATTATTGTGTAACAAGATTTGTGGAAAATCGCACTATAATATGCAAATGAAAATTATAGTGGTTTCTCAAGAAGAATACGATGCTTGGCTTAAAGAGCAAAAGATATTCAAGAATTCATTAGTAGTAAATTAATTCAATCAAC contains:
- a CDS encoding cytochrome c oxidase subunit II; its protein translation is MTALFIILVLVFITIAIWQMVKIFDLAQVGLPENNQIATEKDNTMNAYLMIAFLIFIYAITILCVVKWGDLPLLSNSASEHGPGIDNLMIISLVLIFIVQTITQFLLHYFAFKYKGEKGRKALFFADNNTLEAIWTIIPVITLAGLIIYGLFTWTSIMNVSEDDDPIIVELYAQQFNWKARYGGNDNTLGKANVRLIDIDKANILGLDESDPNAQDDIITSELYLPVGKPVLFKMRSQDVLHSAYMPHFRAQMNCVPGMITQFGFTPSVTTAEMRQNPDIVEKVKNINEIRVENSKELVAKGEDALDPYEFDYLLLCNKICGKSHYNMQMKIIVVSQEEYDAWLKEQKIFKNSLVVN